Proteins encoded together in one Musa acuminata AAA Group cultivar baxijiao chromosome BXJ3-6, Cavendish_Baxijiao_AAA, whole genome shotgun sequence window:
- the LOC135641328 gene encoding G-box-binding factor 3-like isoform X3, whose translation MKSNEATTPSRANKGSSPVKLQEPLANPPYPEWAAMQAYFGAGMMPPPYFSTAVAPSHAPHPYMWGPQPLVPPFGSPYAAIYPHGGVYTHPSVPLGSHTHCQGISPSPATSEAVVLATPLSVEMPAKSSKHKAKSLVKKLKGLDGLALSGGNGIIEDRDQADGNSGYNSTEGSSDGSNGDNAEGGTKDQRRQRSEDGPSSDKAKVSEQVKPGHTEETGTSSKAAAGVTGTPVITAKPVGTVLSSVPAPGMDIRVSSANKVKGIGTPVPLATGAVVPSRNRATPELWMKDERELKRERRKQSNRESARRSRLRKQAETEELALKVESLSADNTNLRSEISRLKENSDKLRLENSALT comes from the exons ATGAAAAGCAATGAAGCTACAACTCCTTCAAGGGCCAACAAAGGATCTTCTCCTGTGAAG TTGCAGGAGCCGCTTGCAAATCCTCCATATCCTGAATGGGCAGCTATGCAG GCGTATTTTGGAGCTGGAATGATGCCACCTCCATATTTTAGCACTGCAGTTGCTCCCAGTCATGCACCTCATCCATATATGTGGGGCCCCCAG CCTCTGGTTCCTCCTTTTGGGTCACCATATGCTGCAATCTACCCGCATGGGGGAGTCTATACTCATCCCTCAGTGCCTCTT GGTTCTCATACACATTGTCAAGGGATCTCACCATCTCCAGCAACAAGTGAAGCAGTAGTG CTGGCAACTCCTTTAAGTGTAGAAATGCCTGCAAAGTCATCAAAACATAAAGCTAAAAGCCTGGTAAAAAAGCTTAAAGGGCTTGATGGTCTTGCCTTGTCTGGGGGCAATGGCATCATCGAGGACAGAGATCAGGCTGATGGGAACAG TGGGTATAACAGCACAGAAGGCTCTAGTGATGGAAGCAATGGAGATAATGCAGAAGGG GGAACAAAAGACCAAAGAAGGCAAAGATCTGAAGACGGACCATCCTCAG ACAAAGCTAAAGTTAGCGAACAGGTCAAACCCGGTCACACTGAGGAAACAGGTACATCCTCAAAAGCAGCTGCAGGTGTTACTGGAACACCTGTTATCACAGCAAAACCAGTAGGAACTGTTCTTTCATCTGTCCCAGCACCAGGGATGGACATAAGAGTTTCCAGTGCCAACAAAGTGAAAGGCATTGGCACACCTGTCCCACTGGCAACTGGTGCTGTGGTCCCCAGCCGTAATAGAGCGACTCCTGAACTCTGGATGAAG GATGAGAGAGAACTAAAAAGGGAAAGGAGGAAACAGTCTAACAGAGAATCAGCTAGGAGGTCAAGGTTGAGGAAACAG GCAGAAACCGAGGAACTTGCTTTGAAAGTTGA